A single window of Undibacterium sp. 5I1 DNA harbors:
- a CDS encoding peptide MFS transporter: MTTSITADAVAKERQPAALPMLFLTEMWERFSYYGMRALLVIYLVNSVGYSRADALAVYATYTGLVYLSPLIGGYLADRYLGRRKAILIGGFTMALGHFAMAFPALLHLALGLLIIGNGFFKPNIGTLLGSLYRENDPRRDGGFTFFYMGVNTGAFLAPLIAGTLGEKVGWHYGFAAAGVGMCLGLAQFVYGQDKLGTAGFIGNKTRLDKADWMHILLIACGMVPLVFAILAVWSAIGPVWNSLPAIAKLLVVIAIIAGLWFSNKLSGKAKTQEPLNKEEWQRIFAILIMGFFVVFFWMGFEQAGGTMSLFADKQTDRHLLGWEIPASYFQAINPLGIVLMGPFIAAIWFKLGQSRFAIPTPAKMAIGMIILGLGFVVLAIAQSEADRVGQVGPLWLVAVFTLHTLGELCLSPVGLSMVTKLAPARVGAMMMGVWYLANAVANYLAGVMEELLKNTGFPLYSFLVASSIGAGIVLLLITPLLKKLMHGKG, from the coding sequence TTGACAACAAGTATCACTGCGGACGCTGTGGCAAAAGAACGCCAACCAGCTGCGCTACCTATGCTGTTTTTGACGGAAATGTGGGAACGTTTTAGTTACTACGGTATGCGCGCTTTGCTCGTCATTTATTTGGTAAATTCAGTTGGCTATAGCAGAGCAGATGCACTAGCTGTCTATGCGACTTATACAGGTTTGGTTTACCTTTCTCCGCTGATTGGCGGGTATCTTGCAGATCGATATTTGGGTCGCCGCAAAGCAATTTTGATTGGCGGCTTTACGATGGCGCTCGGGCATTTTGCAATGGCTTTCCCCGCCTTGCTTCATCTGGCATTGGGTTTATTAATTATTGGTAATGGCTTCTTCAAACCAAATATTGGTACCTTGCTCGGTTCTTTGTATCGTGAAAATGATCCTCGCCGTGATGGTGGTTTTACTTTCTTTTATATGGGTGTAAACACCGGTGCGTTTTTAGCGCCCTTGATCGCAGGTACTTTGGGCGAAAAAGTAGGTTGGCATTATGGTTTTGCAGCGGCTGGCGTAGGTATGTGTCTGGGTTTAGCCCAGTTTGTTTATGGTCAGGACAAGTTAGGAACTGCTGGCTTCATCGGTAACAAAACCCGTTTAGATAAAGCTGATTGGATGCATATTCTTTTAATCGCTTGCGGTATGGTGCCTTTGGTATTCGCGATTTTAGCGGTTTGGTCTGCGATTGGTCCGGTTTGGAATAGCTTGCCAGCGATAGCAAAATTATTGGTTGTTATAGCGATTATTGCCGGGCTGTGGTTTAGCAACAAATTGTCGGGCAAAGCGAAAACTCAGGAGCCTTTAAACAAAGAAGAATGGCAACGTATTTTTGCGATCTTGATCATGGGATTTTTTGTGGTCTTCTTCTGGATGGGTTTTGAGCAAGCAGGTGGAACCATGAGCTTGTTTGCTGACAAACAAACGGATCGCCACTTGTTAGGTTGGGAAATTCCAGCGTCGTATTTTCAGGCAATTAATCCTCTGGGCATTGTTTTAATGGGGCCTTTTATTGCTGCAATATGGTTCAAGCTTGGACAATCTCGTTTTGCGATTCCAACACCGGCGAAAATGGCGATTGGTATGATCATTTTAGGTTTGGGGTTTGTCGTACTGGCGATAGCACAAAGCGAAGCTGACCGCGTTGGACAAGTTGGTCCTTTGTGGCTGGTTGCGGTGTTCACATTGCACACCTTAGGAGAGTTGTGCTTGTCCCCAGTGGGATTATCGATGGTAACTAAACTTGCTCCTGCTCGTGTCGGCGCGATGATGATGGGCGTTTGGTATCTGGCTAACGCAGTTGCTAATTACCTGGCGGGTGTCATGGAAGAGCTGTTGAAAAATACTGGTTTCCCTTTGTATTCCTTCTTAGTAGCCAGCTCAATTGGCGCGGGTATAGTCTTATTATTAATTACACCGTTATTGAAAAAATTAATGCACGGTAAAGGTTGA
- a CDS encoding Bax inhibitor-1/YccA family protein has translation MKILDRSALRNVQTVDYSDSNVDASHKVLRNTYMLLSMTLLFSALTAAASIAFALPSPGMIITLVGYFGLLFLTNKFRNSGLGILFVFALTGFMGLTIGPIISHYLGMAGGAGIVMSAMGLTGAIFLSLSAYVLVSKRDFSFMGGFLMIGMLVAFVASLGAIFFQIPALSLTISAAMVLLMSGMILFETSNIIRGGETNYIMATVSLYVTILNLFLSLLQLLGFIDKE, from the coding sequence ATGAAAATTTTAGACCGTTCCGCCTTACGCAACGTGCAAACCGTGGATTACAGCGACAGCAATGTCGATGCTAGCCACAAAGTGTTACGCAACACTTATATGCTGCTTTCAATGACGCTGTTATTCAGCGCACTGACGGCCGCAGCCAGCATCGCTTTCGCCCTACCTAGCCCGGGCATGATTATTACGCTGGTTGGTTATTTTGGTCTGCTATTCCTAACTAATAAATTCCGAAATAGCGGCTTAGGCATCTTATTTGTCTTTGCACTGACAGGCTTCATGGGATTGACCATAGGACCAATCATCAGCCATTACCTCGGTATGGCAGGCGGTGCAGGGATTGTGATGAGCGCAATGGGGTTGACGGGCGCTATTTTTTTATCTTTGTCTGCGTATGTGCTGGTGAGCAAACGTGATTTTAGCTTTATGGGTGGCTTTTTGATGATCGGTATGCTGGTCGCTTTTGTGGCAAGTCTGGGCGCAATTTTCTTCCAAATCCCCGCATTGTCATTAACGATCTCTGCTGCGATGGTATTGCTCATGTCTGGCATGATTTTATTTGAAACTAGCAACATCATTCGCGGTGGCGAAACCAATTACATCATGGCTACAGTTAGCTTATACGTCACGATCCTTAACCTTTTCCTGAGTCTGTTGCAATTATTGGGTTTTATCGATAAAGAATAA
- a CDS encoding alpha/beta hydrolase family protein, giving the protein MRTTPIKILASLMSLTMMSAVSAAESPAVNNTYQMPAAELQAVVDAPRGPSLQMGPQRKVALLVSLPGLPSIADVAQPELKLAGLRINSKMRAASRFEFGDGMSLLDVATGKTRSVTGLPANPRIADTAWSADERWIAFSRWSDSGVELWLLDVEKASAHRLIKEPLNAVAGGGFTWLSGLSSLTPNTPQKLLVRVNPSKQAAAPVAPTAPTGPNVQESLGGKVTQNRTYPDMLKSPADADMLDWQLQSQLAIVTTKGELQRIGVATTLLAAQPSPDGKYILATQLRRPYSNMLPISRFPQLVEMWDMQGKKLKTMTERPLRDRLPPGNDAVATGPRSYGWRSDQPATLYWAEAQDDGDPNKEAAVRDTVFQQAAPFDGTNPESAPKKLLDLASRFADVEWGRDDLALVTEYWWKTRDVHVWRVQPGQTEQTKPELIFSYKSEDRYADPGNPSKRINDFGRSVLRTAADGNTLFLLGTGASPEGDRPFLDTFDLTTKKTTRLWRSAAPFYEQVLTVLDDAGKHLITSRESADERPNFYLRDLSTTAEPRALTQFPHPTPQFKGVQKQQINYKRADGVALSATLYLPPGYDPKRDGPRPMLMWAYPEEFKSAAAAGQVKDSPYKFNRISYWGPQVMLARGYTVLDHPAMPIVGEGKQEPNDTYLPQLKMDAEAAVDEVVRLGVADRSKIAIGGHSYGAFMTANLLAHTRLFRAGIARSGAYNRSLTPFGFQSEDRNFWDAKEVYQAMAPFNFADQIKDPILFIHGEQDNNPGTFPIQSERMYQALQGLGAVAKLVTLPNESHAYRARESILQMLYEQDQWLDKYVKNAKSN; this is encoded by the coding sequence ATGCGTACTACACCGATAAAAATCCTTGCTTCGCTGATGAGTCTGACTATGATGTCTGCTGTCAGCGCTGCCGAAAGTCCTGCCGTGAACAATACTTATCAAATGCCTGCGGCTGAATTGCAAGCTGTAGTCGACGCCCCGCGTGGACCATCTCTCCAAATGGGGCCGCAGCGTAAAGTGGCCTTGCTGGTGAGTTTGCCTGGTTTGCCATCTATCGCCGATGTGGCGCAACCCGAGCTTAAGCTGGCAGGTTTGCGTATTAACAGCAAAATGCGTGCTGCCAGCCGGTTTGAATTTGGTGACGGTATGTCGCTGCTTGACGTAGCGACGGGCAAAACCCGCAGCGTCACTGGCTTGCCTGCTAATCCGCGGATTGCGGATACTGCCTGGTCAGCAGACGAACGCTGGATTGCCTTTAGCCGCTGGAGCGATAGTGGTGTAGAACTGTGGTTGCTGGATGTAGAAAAAGCCAGCGCGCATCGCCTGATCAAAGAACCTTTAAATGCGGTTGCAGGTGGTGGTTTTACTTGGCTAAGTGGTTTGTCCTCGTTGACACCAAATACGCCGCAAAAACTGCTAGTGCGGGTCAATCCGTCCAAGCAAGCTGCAGCACCTGTAGCACCCACTGCGCCAACGGGGCCAAATGTGCAAGAAAGTCTGGGCGGTAAGGTCACACAAAACCGGACTTATCCCGACATGTTGAAATCTCCAGCCGACGCCGATATGCTGGATTGGCAATTGCAAAGCCAGCTCGCTATCGTCACGACCAAAGGCGAGCTGCAACGCATCGGCGTCGCCACGACTTTGCTAGCCGCGCAACCATCACCCGATGGTAAATACATCTTGGCGACGCAATTGCGCCGTCCGTATTCCAATATGTTGCCGATTTCCCGCTTTCCGCAATTGGTAGAAATGTGGGACATGCAAGGCAAGAAGCTAAAAACGATGACGGAGCGTCCATTGCGTGACCGTCTGCCGCCGGGCAATGATGCAGTAGCAACCGGACCACGCAGCTATGGCTGGCGTAGTGATCAACCTGCGACGTTATATTGGGCGGAAGCGCAAGATGATGGTGATCCGAATAAAGAGGCTGCAGTACGCGATACGGTTTTTCAGCAAGCGGCACCATTCGACGGGACAAATCCTGAAAGCGCTCCAAAAAAATTACTAGATCTTGCAAGCCGTTTTGCCGATGTGGAATGGGGGCGCGATGATCTGGCGCTGGTCACCGAATATTGGTGGAAGACCCGCGATGTCCACGTCTGGCGCGTCCAGCCAGGACAGACAGAGCAAACAAAACCTGAGCTGATCTTCTCGTACAAATCCGAAGACCGTTATGCCGACCCTGGTAATCCGTCCAAGCGCATTAACGATTTTGGCCGCTCGGTCTTACGCACTGCAGCTGATGGCAACACTTTATTCTTGCTGGGTACCGGGGCAAGCCCTGAAGGCGATCGTCCCTTCCTCGATACCTTTGATTTAACGACGAAGAAAACCACTCGCTTATGGCGCTCTGCCGCACCGTTTTATGAACAAGTGCTGACCGTATTAGATGACGCTGGCAAACATCTAATTACTAGCCGCGAAAGCGCCGACGAGCGGCCAAATTTTTATCTGCGCGATCTGAGTACGACTGCCGAACCACGCGCATTGACGCAGTTTCCGCACCCGACACCACAATTTAAAGGGGTGCAAAAACAGCAGATCAACTACAAGCGCGCCGATGGCGTGGCATTGTCGGCAACGCTGTATTTACCGCCTGGCTACGATCCTAAGCGCGATGGTCCGCGACCAATGCTGATGTGGGCATATCCGGAGGAATTTAAATCTGCGGCAGCGGCGGGGCAGGTCAAGGATTCTCCTTACAAGTTCAACCGGATTAGCTATTGGGGGCCGCAGGTCATGCTGGCACGCGGCTACACCGTGCTGGATCATCCTGCGATGCCGATTGTCGGCGAAGGCAAACAAGAGCCGAACGATACCTATCTGCCGCAACTGAAAATGGATGCCGAAGCCGCGGTAGATGAAGTTGTACGTCTGGGTGTGGCAGATCGTAGCAAAATTGCGATTGGCGGCCATAGTTACGGTGCATTTATGACCGCGAATTTGCTGGCGCATACCCGACTGTTCCGCGCTGGGATTGCGCGTTCTGGTGCTTATAACCGCAGCCTGACGCCATTTGGCTTCCAATCCGAAGACCGCAATTTCTGGGATGCGAAAGAGGTCTATCAGGCGATGGCACCATTTAATTTTGCAGACCAGATCAAAGACCCTATTCTGTTTATCCATGGCGAGCAGGACAATAATCCGGGTACATTCCCGATACAAAGTGAGCGCATGTATCAGGCATTGCAAGGTCTGGGCGCAGTGGCTAAATTGGTGACGCTGCCAAACGAGAGCCACGCTTATCGCGCCCGCGAATCGATTTTGCAAATGTTATATGAGCAGGATCAATGGCTGGATAAGTATGTGAAGAATGCCAAGTCCAATTAA
- a CDS encoding TerC family protein yields the protein MIHSIAQPWMWAVFIAFVLGMLVLDVVALGGSRSHKVSVKEAAIWSAVWVSLALLFDFGLWMYLTDTFGRAVADAKAMEFLAGYVIEKSLSVDNVFVFLLIFGHFAVPLQYQRKVLLYGVLGAIVMRIAMILAGTWVVTQFAWVLYLFGVFLLVTGFRMLVAAEKEPDLNANPVLRFLKKWIPFTEDFRKEKFSVVENGKRVFTPLLLVLILIEVSDVIFAVDSIPAIFAVTTDPFIVFTSNIFAIMGLRALYFLLADMANRFHLLKFGLAFVLMFVGIKMLIVEWMHIPTAISLLVIGSILASSIVASLVATRSKN from the coding sequence ATGATTCACAGTATCGCGCAACCTTGGATGTGGGCAGTTTTTATTGCTTTCGTCTTGGGCATGCTTGTACTCGACGTAGTTGCCCTAGGCGGTTCGCGTTCACATAAAGTTAGCGTAAAAGAAGCTGCTATCTGGTCAGCTGTCTGGGTCAGCCTGGCCTTACTGTTTGACTTTGGCCTATGGATGTATTTGACGGACACTTTCGGGCGCGCTGTAGCAGATGCTAAAGCAATGGAATTTTTGGCAGGTTACGTTATTGAAAAATCCTTGTCCGTCGATAACGTATTCGTCTTTCTGCTGATTTTTGGTCACTTTGCTGTGCCGCTGCAATATCAGCGCAAAGTATTGTTATATGGCGTATTGGGTGCCATCGTCATGCGCATCGCGATGATCCTGGCTGGCACGTGGGTAGTCACACAATTTGCTTGGGTACTGTATTTGTTCGGTGTATTTTTGCTGGTTACGGGTTTCCGTATGTTGGTCGCAGCAGAAAAAGAACCTGATTTAAATGCAAACCCTGTCCTGCGCTTTTTGAAGAAATGGATACCATTTACTGAGGATTTCCGTAAAGAAAAGTTCAGCGTAGTAGAAAACGGCAAACGCGTTTTTACTCCATTACTGTTAGTCCTGATTTTAATCGAAGTATCCGACGTGATCTTTGCGGTTGATTCAATTCCAGCAATTTTTGCAGTTACTACCGATCCGTTTATCGTATTTACGTCTAATATTTTTGCGATTATGGGTCTACGTGCACTGTATTTCTTGTTGGCAGATATGGCGAACCGCTTCCACTTATTAAAATTTGGTCTCGCCTTTGTATTGATGTTCGTCGGTATAAAAATGCTCATCGTAGAGTGGATGCACATACCTACAGCTATCTCGTTATTGGTTATCGGCAGCATTCTGGCAAGTTCTATTGTAGCCAGCCTAGTTGCCACTCGCAGCAAAAACTAG
- the metH gene encoding methionine synthase, whose protein sequence is MTTAKSTPATNLNASATTAVSTEVRLRALLKERILILDGAMGTMIQQYKLTEADYRGERFKDFTGPEGVRELFVKGNNELLSLTQPHIIQEIHEQYLAAGADLIETNTFGSTTVAQDDYHMAHLAYEMNVAAAKIARTACAKYSTADKPRFVAGALGPTPKTASISPDVNDPAARNVTFDQLVAAYLEQTRGLVAGGADVLLVETIFDTLNCKAALFAIDQYFEESGTRLPIMISGTVTDASGRILSGQTVPAFWNSVRHAKPLTIGLNCALGATLMRPYAEELSKIADTFVCIYPNAGLPNPMSDTGFDELPADTSALLKEFAESGFINIAGGCCGTTPPHIKAIAELLKPITPRQIPAITNCMRLSGLEPFTIDQDSLFVNVGERTNVTGSKAFARLILNEQYDEALAVARQQVENGAQVIDINMDEAMLDSLAAMTRFLNLIASEPDIARVPIMIDSSKWSVIEAGLKCVQGKAIVNSISMKEGEAEFLRQATLCKRYGAAVIVMAFDEKGQADTYDRKIEICERAYRLLVDTIDFDPYDIIFDPNIFAVATGIEEHNNYAVDFINATRWIHQNLPGAKISGGVSNVSFSFRGNDPAREAIHTVFLYHAIQAGMTMGIVNAGMVGVYSELDAELRERVEDVVLNRRDDSTERMIEIAATLKAGGKKEEATLEWRSESVEKRLSHAMVHGITQWIVEDTEEARKQIMDAGGRPIQVIEGPLMSGMNIVGDLFGQGKMFLPQVVKSARVMKQAVAHLVPYIEEEKKRSGDNKPRGKIVIATVKGDVHDIGKNIVTVVLQCNNFEVVNMGVMVPCSEILAKAKAENADIIGLSGLITPSLEEMAYVAKEMQRDPHFRMLKIPLLIGGATTSRAHTAVKIAPNYDGPVVYVPDASRSVSVAQSLLTPESRDQYMDDLATDYERIRVQHANKKATPMVTLKQARANKMKLNFVGANAPVKPKFIGRRIFKNYDLATIAQYIDWGPFFQTWDLAGPFPAILTDEVVGEAATKVFAEGQAMLKKIIDGRWLSANGVIALLPANTVNDDDIEIYTDDSRTQVALTYYGTRQQTEKPIIDGVQRPNQCLSDFIAPKDSGIADYIGMFAVTAGLGIEKYEKRFEDAHDDYSSIMLKSLADRLAEAFAEHLHERVRKDLWGYASDESLSNAELIKETYKGIRPAPGYPACPEHTVKTEMFRQMQCEEIDMYITESWAMIPGAAVSGFYFAHPESKYFNVGKIADDQVLDMAARRGVTKDEVERWLAPNL, encoded by the coding sequence ATGACTACCGCAAAATCCACTCCCGCTACGAATCTCAACGCAAGTGCAACGACAGCTGTCAGCACAGAAGTACGTCTGCGCGCGTTGTTGAAAGAACGCATTCTGATTTTAGATGGTGCGATGGGGACGATGATTCAGCAATACAAATTGACTGAGGCGGATTACCGTGGAGAACGCTTTAAAGACTTCACGGGTCCGGAAGGTGTCAGAGAATTATTTGTCAAAGGCAATAACGAATTATTGTCACTTACCCAGCCGCATATTATTCAAGAAATTCACGAGCAATATCTCGCCGCCGGTGCCGATCTGATCGAGACCAATACCTTCGGCTCTACCACTGTCGCGCAAGATGATTACCACATGGCACATCTGGCTTACGAGATGAACGTTGCCGCCGCTAAAATTGCCCGTACTGCTTGCGCTAAATATTCAACCGCAGACAAGCCACGTTTTGTCGCAGGCGCCCTCGGCCCCACACCCAAGACGGCGTCGATCTCGCCAGATGTGAATGACCCTGCAGCGCGCAATGTGACCTTTGATCAGTTGGTTGCAGCTTATCTGGAACAAACCCGTGGTTTGGTCGCGGGTGGCGCAGATGTGCTGCTGGTTGAAACTATTTTTGATACCTTAAATTGCAAGGCCGCTTTATTTGCGATTGACCAGTATTTTGAAGAATCTGGTACCCGATTGCCGATCATGATTTCAGGCACTGTCACCGATGCATCAGGTCGTATTTTGTCCGGTCAAACCGTACCTGCGTTTTGGAACTCAGTACGCCATGCCAAGCCTTTAACGATAGGTTTGAACTGCGCATTAGGTGCGACCTTAATGCGCCCTTACGCCGAAGAGCTCTCTAAGATTGCAGACACTTTTGTGTGTATTTATCCCAACGCCGGTCTGCCCAATCCTATGAGTGACACCGGCTTTGACGAGCTACCTGCTGACACTTCTGCATTGCTAAAGGAATTTGCCGAGAGTGGCTTCATCAATATTGCTGGTGGCTGTTGCGGTACGACACCGCCACATATTAAAGCGATTGCAGAGTTGCTTAAGCCGATCACGCCGCGTCAAATCCCAGCAATTACCAACTGCATGCGGCTGTCTGGTCTGGAACCATTTACGATTGATCAGGATTCTCTGTTCGTCAACGTAGGTGAGCGCACCAACGTCACCGGATCAAAAGCATTTGCCCGTCTAATTCTGAACGAACAATACGACGAAGCCTTAGCGGTAGCGCGCCAACAAGTAGAAAACGGTGCGCAAGTCATCGACATCAATATGGACGAAGCGATGCTCGATTCGCTCGCGGCCATGACGCGCTTTTTAAACCTGATCGCCTCAGAACCGGATATTGCTCGCGTGCCTATCATGATCGACTCATCCAAATGGTCGGTGATTGAAGCAGGGCTGAAATGCGTCCAGGGCAAAGCCATCGTCAACTCGATTTCGATGAAAGAGGGCGAAGCCGAGTTTTTGCGACAAGCTACCTTATGTAAGCGATATGGTGCCGCCGTCATCGTCATGGCCTTTGATGAAAAAGGTCAGGCCGACACCTATGATCGCAAGATAGAAATCTGTGAACGTGCTTATCGGTTGTTAGTCGATACAATCGATTTTGATCCTTACGACATTATCTTTGACCCCAACATTTTTGCAGTCGCCACTGGTATTGAAGAGCACAATAATTACGCAGTCGATTTTATCAATGCGACGCGCTGGATACACCAAAATTTGCCCGGCGCCAAAATCAGTGGCGGTGTGTCCAATGTGAGTTTCTCTTTCCGCGGCAACGATCCGGCGCGTGAAGCGATTCATACCGTTTTCCTGTATCACGCAATCCAGGCAGGTATGACGATGGGTATCGTCAATGCAGGTATGGTTGGCGTATATAGCGAACTGGATGCTGAGTTGCGTGAGCGGGTAGAAGACGTGGTACTGAACCGTCGCGACGACTCGACCGAGCGCATGATTGAAATTGCAGCCACCCTCAAAGCAGGCGGCAAGAAAGAAGAAGCCACGCTGGAATGGCGTAGCGAGTCTGTAGAAAAACGCCTCTCGCATGCAATGGTGCACGGCATCACGCAATGGATAGTAGAAGATACGGAAGAAGCCCGTAAACAAATCATGGATGCTGGAGGACGACCAATTCAGGTGATCGAAGGTCCGTTGATGAGCGGCATGAATATCGTCGGCGACTTATTTGGCCAAGGCAAAATGTTTTTGCCACAGGTCGTTAAATCTGCCCGTGTTATGAAGCAAGCCGTTGCGCATTTAGTCCCGTATATTGAAGAAGAAAAAAAGCGGAGTGGCGACAACAAACCCCGCGGCAAAATTGTCATCGCCACCGTCAAAGGTGACGTCCACGACATTGGTAAAAATATCGTCACCGTGGTTTTGCAATGTAATAATTTTGAAGTCGTCAACATGGGCGTCATGGTGCCGTGCTCAGAAATTTTAGCTAAAGCCAAAGCAGAAAATGCCGACATCATCGGCCTCTCTGGCCTGATCACACCCTCACTGGAAGAGATGGCCTATGTCGCAAAAGAAATGCAACGCGACCCTCATTTCCGCATGCTAAAAATACCGCTGCTGATTGGCGGCGCAACCACCAGCCGCGCGCATACCGCAGTAAAAATTGCACCCAATTACGATGGCCCAGTGGTGTATGTGCCTGATGCTTCACGCTCAGTCTCGGTCGCGCAATCGCTGCTGACACCAGAGAGCCGCGATCAATATATGGACGATCTGGCTACCGATTACGAGCGTATTCGCGTACAGCACGCGAACAAAAAAGCTACGCCGATGGTCACGTTAAAACAAGCACGCGCCAATAAAATGAAGCTCAATTTTGTTGGTGCTAATGCGCCTGTCAAGCCGAAGTTTATTGGTCGCCGTATTTTTAAAAATTATGATCTGGCGACGATTGCGCAGTACATTGATTGGGGTCCGTTCTTCCAGACTTGGGATTTGGCAGGACCGTTCCCCGCAATTCTGACAGATGAAGTCGTAGGCGAAGCGGCCACCAAAGTATTTGCCGAAGGTCAGGCGATGTTGAAGAAAATCATCGATGGTCGCTGGCTGAGTGCTAATGGCGTGATCGCGCTGCTCCCTGCCAACACAGTGAATGATGACGACATCGAAATTTATACCGACGACAGCCGTACCCAAGTCGCACTGACTTACTACGGCACTCGTCAGCAAACAGAAAAACCTATCATCGATGGTGTGCAACGTCCTAACCAATGTCTGTCCGATTTTATTGCACCGAAGGACAGTGGTATTGCAGACTATATCGGCATGTTTGCCGTCACCGCTGGTTTGGGTATTGAGAAGTATGAAAAACGTTTTGAAGACGCCCATGACGACTACAGCAGCATTATGCTGAAGTCCTTGGCAGACCGTCTGGCAGAAGCCTTTGCTGAACATCTGCATGAACGTGTACGTAAAGATTTATGGGGCTATGCCAGTGATGAATCTTTATCCAATGCCGAGCTGATTAAAGAAACCTATAAAGGTATACGTCCGGCACCAGGTTATCCGGCCTGCCCTGAACATACAGTCAAAACTGAGATGTTCCGACAAATGCAATGCGAAGAAATCGATATGTATATCACCGAATCTTGGGCGATGATTCCGGGTGCGGCGGTATCCGGTTTTTACTTTGCACATCCAGAATCTAAATATTTTAATGTCGGTAAGATTGCGGATGACCAAGTACTGGATATGGCTGCGCGCCGTGGTGTGACGAAGGATGAAGTTGAACGATGGTTAGCGCCTAATCTGTGA
- a CDS encoding ANTAR domain-containing response regulator: protein MLKAVILDNQAVARNLLSSVLTTGGHEIVGDGNTSPAVLARIVKLKPQIVCVDIGETNQEGLTLLDTLRSELPKALIFLVSAKIDAPTLQAAQERGVQGFIVKPFNSVAVLASIRNTIIRIAKQQASKPTDAAVDIASDTASNAASDAVTSSVTSPVRNADSQDSAKKG, encoded by the coding sequence ATGTTAAAAGCCGTCATCCTCGATAACCAGGCAGTTGCGCGTAACTTGCTCAGCTCCGTATTGACCACTGGCGGCCACGAAATCGTGGGGGACGGCAATACCAGTCCGGCGGTGTTAGCGCGGATAGTCAAACTCAAACCGCAAATCGTCTGCGTTGATATTGGCGAAACCAATCAAGAGGGCTTAACTCTGCTCGATACCTTGCGCTCAGAATTACCAAAAGCTTTAATTTTTCTGGTATCGGCAAAAATTGATGCGCCGACCTTGCAAGCAGCGCAAGAACGCGGCGTGCAAGGCTTTATTGTGAAGCCATTTAACTCAGTCGCGGTATTGGCATCGATCCGCAACACGATTATCAGGATCGCTAAGCAACAAGCTAGCAAGCCAACTGATGCTGCTGTCGATATTGCTTCCGATACTGCGTCCAACGCTGCTTCTGACGCCGTTACTAGTTCTGTTACTAGTCCTGTTCGTAATGCGGACTCTCAAGATAGTGCAAAAAAGGGATAG
- a CDS encoding NF038132 family protein: protein MNILKKSAKKLSLAIALTLGAVAVAGNASAAIFDGGLPSGWVCTGGCSTSGANGVVGLSPVGSSKYGWVSTNGGVSGNVLAAVGASSTNGSTLRSTLFSSNAGDALNFSFDFVTSDGAGFSDYAWARLLDSSLNQIALLFTARTTPNGNSVPGFGMPGIAATINPGVVTIVPGAPSWAPLGSSSGTCYSNGCGYTGWVSSTYNVAAAGNYYLEFGTANYVDTAYQTGLAFDGITIGGKPIEDVPGNVPEPASLALLGLGLAGLSFIRRRKS, encoded by the coding sequence ATGAACATTTTAAAAAAATCTGCAAAAAAATTGAGTTTGGCAATAGCATTGACTCTGGGCGCTGTCGCCGTGGCAGGTAATGCATCTGCTGCGATATTTGACGGTGGTCTGCCATCAGGCTGGGTATGTACTGGTGGTTGCAGTACTTCCGGTGCAAATGGCGTAGTTGGTTTGTCGCCAGTTGGCAGCAGCAAATACGGCTGGGTTTCTACTAACGGTGGCGTATCTGGAAATGTATTGGCAGCAGTTGGTGCTTCCAGCACTAACGGTTCTACATTGCGCAGTACTTTGTTTTCATCTAATGCTGGCGACGCATTGAATTTCAGTTTTGACTTCGTCACTTCTGATGGCGCTGGTTTTTCTGATTATGCTTGGGCTCGTTTGTTAGACTCTTCCTTGAACCAGATCGCTTTGCTTTTTACAGCGAGAACTACACCAAACGGCAATAGTGTTCCAGGATTTGGTATGCCAGGTATTGCAGCAACGATTAATCCAGGCGTAGTGACAATTGTTCCTGGTGCACCTTCTTGGGCGCCTTTGGGCAGCAGCAGTGGTACTTGCTACAGCAATGGTTGTGGTTACACTGGTTGGGTATCTTCGACTTATAACGTCGCAGCGGCAGGTAATTATTATTTGGAATTTGGTACTGCTAATTACGTTGACACTGCTTATCAAACAGGTTTGGCATTTGATGGCATTACTATCGGTGGCAAGCCAATTGAAGATGTCCCTGGTAATGTGCCTGAGCCAGCATCACTCGCATTGCTTGGATTGGGTCTGGCAGGTTTGAGTTTTATACGTCGTCGTAAATCATAA